From the Calonectris borealis chromosome 4, bCalBor7.hap1.2, whole genome shotgun sequence genome, one window contains:
- the REELD1 gene encoding reelin domain-containing protein 1, translated as MEDIRRAHITIIGWACTTLCLVSYASAFSDGASLSACTDMMPRHLRAQLHSPSNNYVTVHTNMSFYFPGDKVPVTVRSTRDFMGFLLQARKVSNDEIAGTFVFIPPGSKLLTCFEDGDTVTHSDKSLKRNLSFVWKAPDQPIGDIKFFISVVQSYFVYWAKIESAIVAQRGQNKTLAGSGKKPDPVTPVPSQGPADPHPTGPTSPAAATSSPPHTPALPASPTGIVATPAPEPGFGVGSDARPITEPKQPARPSRAASGGSSGSSGRGLELSLPTRDPGTADALRGFLSQDDASSYSTSNRAGSGASAATPRLCLTCKEDGQASTESGAVSRASPRATASPSAPHVHTHLGDTAATTAWFGDADAAGNLSSASRQMAERKPAPQEEAGARVEEEEEEAGGNTLPWVTRPAPESAVPGKGEDPGRGTRLLAAQLGILLICTAALGLALAAAVRCVCAQHCHKRTEVSFSEPDPDVIAVRENGEVMHFRKIRENSFVLVQAEYNWVSPSSSGKKTIV; from the exons ATGGAGGACATCAGGAGAGCCCACATCACCATCATCGGCTGGGCATGCACAACCCTGTGCTTGGTCTCCTACGCGTCCGCCTTCTCGGACGGTGCGAGCCTTTCTGCCTGCACCGACATGATGCCCAGGCACCTGAGAGCGcagctgcacagccccagcaACAACTACGTTACTGTCCACACCAACATGTCCTTCTACTTCCCAGGCGATAAGGTTCCAG TGACAGTGAGGAGCACCCGGGATTTTATGGGCTTTTTGCTTCAAGCTCGCAAAGTGTCTAACGATGAAATCGCTGGCACATTTGTCTTCATCCCTCCTGGTTCCAAGCTGCTGACTTGTTTTGAAGATGGTGACACCGTCACCCACTCAGACAAGTCACTGAAGAGAAACCTGTCCTTCGTATGGAAAGCACCAGACCAACCCATTGGAGACATCAAGTTTTT CATCTCCGTCGTCCAATCATACTTTGTTTACTGGGCAAAGATCGAATCTGCTATCGTGGCTCAGCGAGGGCAAAACAAGACGCTTGCTGGCAGCGGCAAGAAGCCCGACCCCGTAACCCCCGTGCCCTCGCAGGGACCGGCTGACCCACACCCCACAG GTCCCACCTCTCCCGCGGCTGCCACCAGCTCCCCGCCGCACACCCccgcgctgcctgccagccccaccgGCATCGTGGCAACGCCGGCACCGGAGCCAGGTTTCGGTGTCGGATCAGACGCCCGTCCCATCACTGAGCCGAAGCAGCCAGCCCGGCCTTCGCGGGCTGCATCCGGCGGGAGCAGCGGGTCCAGCGGCCGGGGGCTGGAGCTGTCCCTCCCCACCCGAGATCCCGGCACGGCGGACGCCTTGCGAGGGTTCCTCTCCCAGGATGACGCCTCCAGCTACAGCACCTCCAACAG AGCAGGAAGCGGTGCCAGCGCTGCCACCCCACGCTTGTGTTTGACGTGTAAAGAAGATGGGCAG GCCAGTACCGAGAGCGGGGCCGTCTCGAGAGCCTCCCCGCGTGCGACAGCGTCTCCTTCTGCCCCGCACGTACACACTCACCTGGGTGACACCGCTGCGACAACAGCCTGGTTTGGCGATGCCGACGCTGCCGGCAATTTGTCATCGGCTTCGAGGCAAATGGCGGAAAGAAAGCCGGCACCGCAGGAGGAGGCAGGCGCCAGggtcgaggaggaggaggaagaggcggGTGGGAATACCCTGCCATGGGTGACCAGACCAGCTCCCGAATCTGCTGTTCCCGGGAAGGGGGAAGACCCTGGCAGAGGGACCCGACTCCTAGCAGCCCAACTCGGCATCCTCCTGATCTGCACCGCCGCCCTGGGCCTGGCGCTGGCAGCTGCCGTGCGCTGCGTCTGTGCCCAGCATTGCCACAAGCGGACGGAGGTCTCCTTCAGCGAGCCGGACCCCGACGTCATCGCCGTCAGAGAAAACGGGGAGGTGATGCACTTCCGAAAGATCCGGGAGAACAGCTTCGTGCTGGTACAAGCCGAGTACAACTGGGTCAGCCCCTCAAGCAGCGGGAAGAAGACAATCGTCTGA